aattaatccAACTTTCAAACGTAAAaaataggcaaaaagcatatttaagcctctgaactttacctgttttaaggatAAAGCCCcagatcaattatttttccacattgaacccccgatcattgattttgttatggatttggcccttatttaacttttctgtcgagtttggactgcatacgtcgttagggcgattcggcttgttgacatggacaaataaaaaaaaaagatttctttgactaggagagataaaaattaaaaattaaaacgaaattatagaaattaattttcagtatattcttccaaactcgattttcttcactctcattttgtgatttttaaCATTAGAAttgccaaatcgatcttctcatctcctaaactcgacaaaaaagttaaataagggccaaaaccataacaaaatcaatgttcaggggctcaatgtggaaaaataattaatcaggggcttgatccttaaaacagataaagttcagggacttaaatatgctttttacctaaaaaaaattaacccaaCTTAAAATGAcactattttaaatattaaaaataaaattattcttaaaTTTCAATGTTAAAGTATTTTTTAGCTGATCCGTTCAAAAGGAATTTCTCCATTCTAAAGAGTTAACGCGAAAGAAGATTCGGGAAGCTGAACCGGTTCGTTCCGGTCCGGTTGGGTACCTAACCCATACCCATAGTATGCCTACAATCATCACAATTTACTTCCTCGGCTTTGCGTCTGTGTCCACCACGCGTCCGTTTCCACTTTCTCCAGGTCTTCATTTCTTCCTTTCAGGTAATAATCCTCTTCTTCGTTGCCTTCCTGTTACCTTCAATTTcccatttttctgttttttattcTGGGATTTGGAAATTTCACGTTCAATTTTCGTTTTACTTGTTTCTTTGATTTTATTTCCATCTGTTTCGTTTGCATGCTCGTTTTCAATTATATTTCCttgatttctgcttcttttttcattttcattccCTTTTACTTGTGTCGATTTGGATTATCATTATTTGATTCAttgtctttttttattaattttggaaCATTCGGAACTCTTGGATCAATTGGAGGATGGAGAAAAGGGTTTTACCTGTTTCTGCCTATTTGAACAAATTGTAGtcataattattaattgctTGATAAATTTTGAATGATTTGTTTTAGTTACTTCTTTTCAACGAACATTGTTTATTTCTCTCCATTGTTTATTTGGACTATTTGATATTCTTATTATTGaattatttttgttgttgttgatgaactattattgatttttttttttttttttaatgcatTCTATGTTATACATTACTAGATTGCCTTATAAAACTAAAAGTTAAATTGTTTTTGAAGCTGGTATTGCATTTTCAGAGTGGGAGCGATGGATTTTTTGTTCAAGGGAATGAATGAGGATAAATCTGATTGCCAATTTGATGACAACACAATCCAGAGATGCCCATTTTTGAGGAACATCAACAAGCCGACtagcttttctttttctacAGTGACTTGCCCAAGTCCTGTAAGTAGTTATTCTTGTCATTACCATCTTTTTTCTACAATGACTTTTTTGTGTGCAATCATTAGAACTACTTACCTGAAGTTAATGCTCTGTTGTTATCCAGGTGAGAGGAGCTAAAGGTCCAATATTTGAAGATGGTTCAAATTTTGATTCAGCATTTAAGCTTTTCCATGGCAAAGATGGTGTTGTTCCACTCTCAAGTAGGTCTAGTGTTCAAAATAATGTATCAGAATCAGACTCTACGCCGATGTTCAATCCCTTGGCTGCAAAAGCTGCTACTATTAGTCTATCTGCATTTGGCCCTGGTGGGCCATTTGGCTTTGGTTTCTTCAATGATAAATTGAAAAATCAGCGGAAGAAATCTGAACCAGACAACAAGAATGAGAAATCTTCTCAGGTAGATATCCATTCATTACAAGTTAACTTATTGCCAAAGAGGTGAGGGTCCCATATGAGTTACAACCAGAAATGCATTGAGCTCAGGGAATCAACCAATTATTGCAAGCTTCTAAGACCTTTGTCGATTCGATTCTCTTTAAGCTTAGTTGCATCTGTTAAAGGTTGTCATTTAGCCAGGAATGGCTTGTTTGGGCTGCTTAGTTCAAGAATGCTCATTCTACAAGGTCATATCTATCATGCATTATTGAATACAATTCTAATTACACTGAGCTCTGTTTTTTCCAGGGAGGAAATACCTCAAAACACGAGGCACTTGGAAATGAGTGGTTAGAAACAGGCAACTGTCCAATTGCAAAGTCGTACAGAGCTGTGAGTAATGTACTTCCACTGGTGGCGTCAACTCTTCAGATACAGCCTGGCGTGAAGTTCAGATGTCCACCAGCTGTAGTTGCTGCAAGGGCAGCCCTAGCTCGGACTGCCCTGGTTAAAAATTTACGTCCGCAGCCACTACCTGCAAAGATGCTTGCCATTGCTTTATTGGGGATGGCAGTGAATGTGCCCTTGGGTGTGTGGAAGGAACATACTAAGAAGTTTTCATTATCTTGGTTTGCAGCAATACATGCAGCTGTGCCCTTTATAGCTATGCTTAGGAAGTCTGTTTTGATGCCGAAAACGGCTATGGCCCTGACTATTGGAGCCTCTATCTTAGGACAGGTGATTGGTTCTAGAGCTGAGAGGCACCGGTTGAAAACGGTGGTCGAGAGGGAAAGGGTGGGAACACAGACAGCCATTGCTGCTACTGCTACCCCTACTGCTGGAGGTTATAGTTTGGGTCAGGTTGGTGGCATCACAGGCACCAACTATCATAATGATGGAAAACCATGGGATCCTCTTGGTATGAAGGTTGTTGGATCAACTTCCTCACCAACTGACGTGTGTTGCTGATATCCCAACCTGTGACTAGTACCAGTTAAATAAGACACTACACTACACTGGTAATCAAGTAATATAATGTAGTCTTCACAGAATTCTAATTTGTCTAGCAATGGGGTCTATTTGTGCCCTTTTGCTGATGGTTGGTTGTAATAGCATATCCGTGTAGactttaatatataatataatataattattattattttaatgtcttcCAATTTGCATGCATGGTCTTTTTTACTATAATACAGTTGAGCCATCAGCGTATGAAGAAATATGATCACCTAAATTGAGCATCTATAGCATCTACAGTGGTATGGTAAGTAACAATCTTTGTTACTTATCATTTTCATCTAAGCAAAAGTAACACCCTCAAATAACGTATTATGCattcactcaattaacatatagTTAATAATATTTTACCCAATAACAAAAGGTCAACGGGAGTGGTAGTAGTTTGGTCTCGCTTGATAATTTTTCAGTATATTTATATACGAGTGAGGGAATTCGGGAGTGAAAGAGGGGTTTGGGGATAATGCATATATGGATCATAAAAGAATCGTGGAGTTGGTCTAATAGAAGACCTTTCAGAACTTGACATATTTAGAGAGAAAATGCAAACTTTGTGAAATGATAATTGTGAATTTTGCATTTCGAGAAATTGCAAACTTCCAATTAGGCGCCTCCATGCGCTATTCCTGTAGCCGTGAGACTGTAGCTAACGGAGAAATGAATGAGAGAAAGGGTTATTACTTTCTAAGTTCTAAAATAGGAATGGTATGTCTAATGATTTAAATAATCAGATTCTGTATCTTTACCCCCTACAGTTCATTGTTGTTCTTGTCATTTTTGTGTATCTAGTTTACACAAGCAGCAGTAAACTGGGAAGTCCAAGTGTAGTATATAACCGTTTGGTGGAGATAACAAGCAAGTCAAGAGTATGTGAAGAACCAATTTCACATCAAGGACAATCCTGTGGTCCTGTCACTGGAAACTACAAAGGGTCTTACCTCACAATGTTAAGTTCTGGCGGATTTGTATTCGGTGTTATAAACATTGTTGGTAATTTTGGGACGGTATGTAAGCTTCGGCATTTGGCAGCTTCATAGTTTTTCGCTAACAGCAGTTGATGTTTTAACTTTTGGAAATTTTAGGGATATTGGGTGAGTGCCATTGCTGCTAGGCCTTCATCAACTCATAAAGGCTACTTGCTCGGGGGTCTAGTGTGGTTCGCAGTTCCATTCTCGTTGGCTACATCCTTAGGTCTTGGTGCACTTGCTCTTTATCTGCCGATAAGTGCGAGTGAGGCAAGTCGCGGACTTGTTCCTCCTGCTACTGCTATAGCTTTGATGGGGAAGGCAGGGTCTATACTTCTTCTTACCATGCTTTTTATGTAAGCCTCAGCTTAAACTAGCTTCAGTTTTCTTTATATTCTTCAGTTGTATCTATTTGACATCCATGTAATATGATCAGGGCTGTTACATCTGAGGTCATTGCTGTTTCGTCGTTATGCACTTATGACATCTACCAAACTTACGTAAATCCAAATGCAAACGGGAAAAAGATCCTCATGATATCCGTGCTGTTGTCTTAGGGTTCGGGTGTTTCATGGGAATGTTAGCAGTAATACTAAATAAGGCTGGAGTATCATTAGGTTGGATGTACTGTATCTTGCAATGGGAGTTCTTGTTGGTTCTGCTGTTCTTCCTATAGCTTTTATGCTCCTATGGAGCAAAGCAAACTCGAAAGGTGCAATACTTGGAACGATCATCGGTTGCCTGCTAGGAATTATAACTTGGTTATCTGTTACAGCCATCGAGTATAGCCATGTAAATCTTGACACAACAGGGCGTAATGCAACAATGCTTGCTGGAAACCTTGTTTCCATACTCACAGGTGGAGCTATCCATGTTGTCTGCAGTCTTCTTCAGCCGCAAAACTATGAGTGGGAGAGCACTAAACAGATCACAGTAGttgaaaaggaaaaagatgAGTTGCCAGCAGAGGAGTTGAAAGAGGAGAGACTTAGCAGAGCAAAAGCCTGGATAGTGAAATGGGGCATTGGTTTCACAGTTGTGATTGTTATACTATGGCCTCTTCTCACTCTTCCAGGAGGTAACAAAATTATGAATTTATTTATCATATAATGCTCTCTACTTAAGGTTAATGGAAGGTGATTAAATGCAGGAAAATTCAGTAAGGGGTACTTCACATTATGGGCTGTGATAGCCATAGCATGGGGCACCATTAGATCAGTAGCAATTATTGCTCTACCACTGATCGAGAGCTGGGAGACCATTCAAAGTGTATTTCTGGGAATATGTTTACAAATGACAGGCTTATGGAgaaaattatgtaaataaagCAAAGCTAAAATACAATTTTTGGCTTTACCTGAAACTCAGTAAACTTGCTTGCTCAAGAAAGAAAAAGCCAAAAAGGAAGAAGCATCAGAGCACTTGGCTTAACAGCCATGGATCAACAATTATTCGACATGTTCATTGTGTAAAGAAAATCTCACTTTGTTCATAAAACACAAAATGTACATTTCAATTGTACAATAAGAAGATTTTTGCTTATAAAATGCTTCCTGGTATGTTGATTACGCTCTAAACCGTAATGGTTTTTTCTCATGGTACATCTGTAGAATGCAAAATTTGATCATATTTAAAGGCTAGAGTTTCACATAATCTTTTTGCCATGACTTGGCAATTATAAAAAACATCATCACAACAAATGCACGAGAAATTATGTAATACAAGCTAAAGGAATTAATGAATGACAAGTCAAAATGAAGTGAACCAGGTAGTTCAAAGATGTGCCCATGGACTGCTCATACAATCTGTCAACGGCTAAAACTGTGTATCATAATCTATACATCTCTTAACTTTAAAATTTAAGCTGTGTGCCATTTATGTGTACTGGTCCTTGAAATACAAACTGAacatgccttttcacttcagTTGAATCAGATTGCCAAATTTTCAAATTTCTGAACAATTACTGGATCCCCCTTCTTGTAGCCGTTTGCCTGCAGTTCCTCGAACTCTTGCTTCACCGCAATATGAGAAATGGTTGGTTTGTCCACAGTACCAAGTCAACAGGCTGCACCTAATTTTCTATTTATACCATGATCTTGATTATCAGATGCTATGCTTGGCACAAATATAAACCTGATGTGCTCAACATCTTCCAAGGAATCTGCTATCTCTGCCAGGAATTTAGATTTAACTCAATGATAGGAAGAGCATAACACAAACTTTGTGCCTTGTCTGTAACCAAGTGCATTGAAGCTTATGAGCAAAGTATAAATTGTTCAATGTCTTGCGCCATAGCTCTTCATCTAATCCAACATTAAGTTGTAGCCTAGTTATAAATATGAGTAGTTATTAGCAGGTGTGACTGACATCCAGCATATCCAATTCTGAGAAGAAAAAGACTATGAAGGATGTTTCTGGAATGGAAAACCAGTTTTAGACTTGTCAGTATCAATGACATCCTTCTTTGCAGCTGAATTAGCTGCTGCCCGTTCTTTCAAAGCTTCCTTTTCCAACCTTTTCTTTTCAGCCTCGGCCTGTCTTTGATTCTCATCACGTGCCTTTTTGAACATCTTTAAAAAAAGGACCAAGATCTGAGTCACTGCAAGGTGACGGCACAAGAAAAATATATGAAAGAGCTTAAAATATTCATATTACGATAAGTTGAAAATACTATTGTATCTCTTCCTTAAGACCAATCTAAAGCGTAACAGAAACATTAAACAACACAAAGAACAGAGATCCTTTGGAATTTATCACTTTCATCTTGTTTCAAGAAAATTTCGACCTAAAGCAACATAATAAGACAACCATTACATGATCATGACCTTTGGATTTAGAATTTGAAACATCAAAGCTAATAGAAATTCTAAATCCCTATAATGACTAGCAATTGATCACCTGATTTTGGCATAGGcttttatatttgaaaaaaaaaaacagtaataAAAAACTTTACATCAAGATTGGATGGAGGGTTTAGAGGGGTTAATAAGGGAAGGGTTATTAAGGGTTGATAGAAACCTTTGTTTGGAAGGGGAGGGTTAGTAAGGGTTTTAAATCCATGTTtggaacacacaaaaaaaaaagaaaaaaaaagaagggtaGGGTAATGGAGGGGTTTTGAAggatttttttaaagaaattcCATCCAATTTTCAACTCACCAATTTGGTGGATTTTGAAAGGTTAGAAATTACCCTTCCTTCCCTTTCTTTACCTTTCCATACCTTTCCCTACCCTTTTCTACCCTTTCTTTATTTACCCTTCCTtacccttcatccaatcaagccctaCATCAAAGAGATGATCAAAATAATCAACCCTATTAAAATAGAATGGATATTGCTTAAGAAAAATAGAATGGTTATTAGAGCCCAAAATTAGGTAAATCTAGCGAAATGACAGAAACAGAGCATTTTGTTATGAGACCTTGCTCAAAAGGACAGCATGCTGGATCCTCTCTGAAGTATTGGGACAATGAATCCGCATTTCGACCCTAAAAGATAAGCACCAACACTTGAAAACTAAAAGCAGCACTTAAAGCAAATAGTTGAGCTGCTaaataaaggaagaaaaaaaaaaaaaaacatggtgAGGCCATTATTTGGTTCATTAAgctcttgatcttttatttagataattttttttttctttgtcacattgagcccctgaaaGGGTTATCACTAACTTTCTAAGTTCTAAAATAGGAATGGCATGTCTAATGATTTAAATAACCAGATTCTGCTAACGTACAGCAATCTGGAGCATAAGTGCAAGTTATATTATTTGTCAAAATCTAGGACCAGGCAAAAGATAAGTAGCAATTGCCAATGTTATTCAACACAAGCACAGTAAATAATTACATATCTCCACTACTCCGGAGAAGACTAAACTGAAAGACATTTTTTCTGCATGCTTTAATTTAGCAAAATGCAAGCTTAAAAACCTAAAAACTAGTAACAACTTGAACAATAATGGTAAAGGgaagaaagaaaacaaatttTAGAGGCCAAAACATCTGCTTCTGAAATTGATAATACAGCTGTCTTCCGTGTTTCATTTGCTGAAGTCCAGAGTAAGACTTCTCCTAACATGTTTCATCATCGTCCCAACATCCTGTACAATCTATAGCTCGGGGTCCCGAACTACAAACACAGACACACCAACGCTACCACATAATCTTCAGAAGCCACCTACCTGTTGCTTTGATACACCCCCAAACCTCCCCGATGACATGTGAGTGCTACCATATGCTGCATTGCCACTACTTGGCCCGGGACAGTCTCTGGACCAGTGGCCCACTTGACCGCATTTGAAGCATTCACCTGTTTTACCACCACTACCAGTTGATCTATTGGCATAAATCCCAGTAGCAGGCTGCTTTGGAGCATTCATGATACTAGGGCAGTTTGAAGAGTTATGATTAGTGGAACCGCAACTGTTACAAGAAAGATTAGGTGTAGAGATTCTACTAGACTGGTTTCCATACTGACCCACTTGATTTGCTGGTACACCAAATTCTCTAGCAGCATAGCTACTATTACCTGCTTGATAATTTCCTAGTGGTCCACCTGCTCTACCTCCAATATTTTCAATTTGAGGCTTAATTCCTACAAGGTCAGACCGGGCAGCTTCAGCAGAAGAAGCAATATTTCCTGATTTAAACTTTTCCATCATGTCCAGAAGAAATCTAGAATGGGATGAATAGTTCATCTTTTCTGCCCTGAACACAGTGGATTTCACACGCTGCTCGTCACTGAAAGTTTCTTCCTTCACTTTCAACTTGAACACAAATCTACTGAACAAAACTTGTCGAAGAATTTTGGAAAAACTGTCATCATCTTGTTTATCATATTTTATGGAGTGCAGCTCTTTTGCAGATATACCCATAATCTCCTCACCACTCTCATCAAATGCAGTTGCCCATGTAATGCCAGTGTGATCCTGTATCTGAAGCTGGAGTATATATCTGTAGGCGCATTCATCCATAGACCTATCACACTTCTCACACCACCATTTACCATCCCCATTATTCGTGACCTTCTTGTTGCATGCCCGATCCCCAGCTATGATGGGGCAAGCTGTATAGCAGAAATTATCAGCCTTTACAAATATGACAGTCCCATTGACTGTGATCCAATCAGGCTTTTCAGAAGTTCCTAACTTCTCAtccttaatttgagaaatagtCTTTGGAACATCAACTCTGCCAGCACTTAGCATTTCTCTTGATATTGAGACAGAAGGGGCATTCTTACCTTCCCTTTCGAACCATTCTTTTAGGCTGCGAGCCTCTGGAAAATCAGGCTCCAAAAATAGCTGACTTGTAGCAATAGTACCAACTGCCTTCCCATTAAAATCATTGACCCTAGCAGTTTTAACAGCTAGAACAGGAAAAACACCCAAGTCACACATACTCTGCACTCTTTGTCCTTCTGTATTGCACAAATTTCCCCATAGGGTTAACTCAACGCTACGACCTGACATGTCTTTCAACTGGAGGGTTCTCTTCTGAGTTTCCATGCCATTTTTCCTCATTATCGAAGCCGTAGGAGTGATAGAACTTACAATACCAATTATATCCACAATGCTATTATTATCCATGCTCTCAATTTCACTTATGGAACGGAAATGAAATTGTTGCCTTGGGATTGAGTTGTCATCCTCAGAACATGGCTGAATGACTGAAGAGATCTCAAGAAAT
The sequence above is drawn from the Euphorbia lathyris chromosome 6, ddEupLath1.1, whole genome shotgun sequence genome and encodes:
- the LOC136232809 gene encoding uncharacterized protein, which encodes MDFLFKGMNEDKSDCQFDDNTIQRCPFLRNINKPTSFSFSTVTCPSPVRGAKGPIFEDGSNFDSAFKLFHGKDGVVPLSSRSSVQNNVSESDSTPMFNPLAAKAATISLSAFGPGGPFGFGFFNDKLKNQRKKSEPDNKNEKSSQGGNTSKHEALGNEWLETGNCPIAKSYRAVSNVLPLVASTLQIQPGVKFRCPPAVVAARAALARTALVKNLRPQPLPAKMLAIALLGMAVNVPLGVWKEHTKKFSLSWFAAIHAAVPFIAMLRKSVLMPKTAMALTIGASILGQVIGSRAERHRLKTVVERERVGTQTAIAATATPTAGGYSLGQVGGITGTNYHNDGKPWDPLGMKVVGSTSSPTDVCC
- the LOC136232443 gene encoding replication protein A 70 kDa DNA-binding subunit A-like produces the protein MDTVNLTEGAIAKIMSGATAELKPVLQVTELKQVQTKQPQQSDRFRLILSDGTHLQQAMLGTQINHLVKDRNLRTGSIVQLLQYTCTSVQSRVIIIILELVVILDDCGLIGNPVSTLKPSVPLQSSTDQPVSNSTNSPSFGANLAGGVAGSPNLAGASLPNPRMNQFQSGLNSNNYETGRYGATNAPPSHLKVDPGTGLHGTAPINRSYNEQASSIRNPRQEVCETPGTYSYPNRSAYQQPPPMYSNRGPVARNEAPPRIMPISALNPYQGRWTIKARVTAKGELRHYNNTRGDGKVFSFDLLDSDGGEIRVTCFNAVADQFYDQIEAGKVYLISKGSLKPAQKNFNHLHNDLEIFLEISSVIQPCSEDDNSIPRQQFHFRSISEIESMDNNSIVDIIGIVSSITPTASIMRKNGMETQKRTLQLKDMSGRSVELTLWGNLCNTEGQRVQSMCDLGVFPVLAVKTARVNDFNGKAVGTIATSQLFLEPDFPEARSLKEWFEREGKNAPSVSISREMLSAGRVDVPKTISQIKDEKLGTSEKPDWITVNGTVIFVKADNFCYTACPIIAGDRACNKKVTNNGDGKWWCEKCDRSMDECAYRYILQLQIQDHTGITWATAFDESGEEIMGISAKELHSIKYDKQDDDSFSKILRQVLFSRFVFKLKVKEETFSDEQRVKSTVFRAEKMNYSSHSRFLLDMMEKFKSGNIASSAEAARSDLVGIKPQIENIGGRAGGPLGNYQAGNSSYAAREFGVPANQVGQYGNQSSRISTPNLSCNSCGSTNHNSSNCPSIMNAPKQPATGIYANRSTGSGGKTGECFKCGQVGHWSRDCPGPSSGNAAYGSTHMSSGRFGGVSKQQVGGF